A region from the Dromaius novaehollandiae isolate bDroNov1 chromosome 28, bDroNov1.hap1, whole genome shotgun sequence genome encodes:
- the KANSL2 gene encoding KAT8 regulatory NSL complex subunit 2 isoform X1, with amino-acid sequence MLGNSGGVGMNRIRIHVLPSSRGRLTPVPRPQEPLSCAFTHRQCSQPRLEGQEFCIKHILEDRSAPFKQCSYVSTKNGKRCPNAAPKPEKKDGVSFCAEHARRNTLALQAQMKKSNPGPVSETLLCQLSSYAKTELGSQTAESSRSEASRILDEDSWSDGEQDLITVDQTWRGDPDSEADSIDSDQEDPLKHAGVYTAEEVALIMREKLIRLQSLYIDQFKRLQHLLKEKKRRYLHSRKGEHEAIGNSLLTGPEGLMAKERENLKRLKCLRRYRQRYGVEALLHRQLKERRMLATDGTAQQAHTTRSSQRCLAFVDDVRCSNQSLPMTRHCLTHICQDTNQTLFKPCQGSEEVPCNKPVPVSLSEDPCCPLHLRLPPQMYVPEQVLSVPEELEAAPTDLYLSAAELQPTESLPLEFSDDLDVVGDGMQCPPSPLLFDPSMALEQSIRDVAEAPIDILALEEASPAGIPPQMVPTDRGSLSAHVFSPAAEPPAELPAQSHLPLVGCWPGPRDDRRPEEATSSAQAHGAAAAANGNLEPASVS; translated from the exons ATGCTTGGTAACTCAG GAGGTGTTGGCATGAACAGAATTCGGATCCATGTTTTGCCGTCGAGCCGAGGACGCCTTACTCCTGTGCCGCGGCCCCAGGAACCTCTGTCATGTGCCTTTACTCACCGCCAGTGTTCCCAGCCACGGCTGGAAGGGCAGGAGTTTTGTATTAAGCATATCCTGGAAGACAGGAGTGCCCCTTTCAAGCAGTGCAGCTACGTTTCGACAAAGAATGGAAAGCGGTGTCCGAATGCTGCGCCCAAACCGGAGAAGAAGGATGG TGTGTCCTTCTGCGCGGAACATGCCCGTAGGAATACTCTGGCACTCCAAGCTCAGATGAAAAAGTCCAATCCTGGACCTGTAAGCGAGACTCTCCTTTGCCAGCTTAGCTCTTACGCCAAAACAGAGCTGGGCTCCCAGACTGCAGAGAGTAGCCGCAGTGAAGCCAGTCGAATTCTAG ATGAGGACAGTTGGAGCGATGGCGAACAGGACCTTATCACGGTGGACCAGACGTGGCGAGGGGACCCAGACAGCGAGGCTGACAGCATTGATAGCGACCAGGAGGATCCCTTAAA GCACGCTGGTGTATACACAGCCGAGGAGGTGGCTTTGATCATGCGAGAGAAGCTGATCCGCTTGCAGTCTCTGTATATCGACCAGTTCAAACGACTCCAGCAccttctgaaagagaagaaacgTCGATACCTGCACAGCCGCAAGGGAGAACATGAAGCCATAGGCAA cagccttcTGACGGGCCCAGAGGGGCTCATGGCCAAGGAGCGGGAGAACCTGAAGCGACTGAAGTGCCTGCGACGCTATCGGCAGCGCTACGGCGTGGAGGCCCTGCTGCACCGCCAGCTGAAGGAGCGCAGGATGCTGGCGACGGACGGCACGGCCCAGCAG GCACACACCACTCGCTCCAGCCAGAGGTGCTTGGCCTTTGTTGATGATGTTCGATGCTCCAACCAGTCTCTCCCGATGACCAGGCACTGCCTTACCC ACATCTGTCAAGATACTAATCAGACTCTGTTTAAACCGTGTCAAGGATCAGAGGAAGTGCCGTGCAACAAGCCCGTTCCTGTAAGCCTCTCCGAGGATCCGTGCTGCCCACTTCATCTCCGACTGCCTCCTCAGATGTACGTACCTGAGCAGGTACTGTCTGTTCCGGAGGAGCTGGAAGCTGCCCCCACAGATCTGTACTTGAGCGCTGCTGAGCTCCAGCCCACGGAAAGCTTGCCCCTGGAGTTCAGTGAT GACTTGGACGTGGTGGGTGACGGCATGCAGTGTCCCCCGTCCCCTCTGCTCTTTGATCCTTCTATGGCCCTCGAGCAGTCAATCAGAGACGTGGCCGAGGCCCCCATAGACATATTGGCCCTCGAGGAAGCTTCCCCAGCAGGCATCCCACCGCAGATGGTGCCGACGGACAGAGGGAGCTTGTCTGCCCACGTCTTCTCCCCAGCCGCGGAgcctcctgcagagctgcctgcacAG AGTCACCTGCCGCTGGTGGGGTGCTGGCCCGGGCCGAGGGATGACAGGAGGCCGGAGGAAGCCACGTCCTCTGCCCAGGCCcacggagcagccgcagccgccaACGGGAACCTAGAGCCGGCGTCCGTGAGCTGA
- the KANSL2 gene encoding KAT8 regulatory NSL complex subunit 2 isoform X3 produces the protein MLGNSGGVGMNRIRIHVLPSSRGRLTPVPRPQEPLSCAFTHRQCSQPRLEGQEFCIKHILEDRSAPFKQCSYVSTKNGKRCPNAAPKPEKKDGVSFCAEHARRNTLALQAQMKKSNPGPVSETLLCQLSSYAKTELGSQTAESSRSEASRILDEDSWSDGEQDLITVDQTWRGDPDSEADSIDSDQEDPLKHAGVYTAEEVALIMREKLIRLQSLYIDQFKRLQHLLKEKKRRYLHSRKGEHEAIGNSLLTGPEGLMAKERENLKRLKCLRRYRQRYGVEALLHRQLKERRMLATDGTAQQAHTTRSSQRCLAFVDDVRCSNQSLPMTRHCLTHICQDTNQTLFKPCQGSEEVPCNKPVPVSLSEDPCCPLHLRLPPQMYVPEQVLSVPEELEAAPTDLYLSAAELQPTESLPLEFSDSHLPLVGCWPGPRDDRRPEEATSSAQAHGAAAAANGNLEPASVS, from the exons ATGCTTGGTAACTCAG GAGGTGTTGGCATGAACAGAATTCGGATCCATGTTTTGCCGTCGAGCCGAGGACGCCTTACTCCTGTGCCGCGGCCCCAGGAACCTCTGTCATGTGCCTTTACTCACCGCCAGTGTTCCCAGCCACGGCTGGAAGGGCAGGAGTTTTGTATTAAGCATATCCTGGAAGACAGGAGTGCCCCTTTCAAGCAGTGCAGCTACGTTTCGACAAAGAATGGAAAGCGGTGTCCGAATGCTGCGCCCAAACCGGAGAAGAAGGATGG TGTGTCCTTCTGCGCGGAACATGCCCGTAGGAATACTCTGGCACTCCAAGCTCAGATGAAAAAGTCCAATCCTGGACCTGTAAGCGAGACTCTCCTTTGCCAGCTTAGCTCTTACGCCAAAACAGAGCTGGGCTCCCAGACTGCAGAGAGTAGCCGCAGTGAAGCCAGTCGAATTCTAG ATGAGGACAGTTGGAGCGATGGCGAACAGGACCTTATCACGGTGGACCAGACGTGGCGAGGGGACCCAGACAGCGAGGCTGACAGCATTGATAGCGACCAGGAGGATCCCTTAAA GCACGCTGGTGTATACACAGCCGAGGAGGTGGCTTTGATCATGCGAGAGAAGCTGATCCGCTTGCAGTCTCTGTATATCGACCAGTTCAAACGACTCCAGCAccttctgaaagagaagaaacgTCGATACCTGCACAGCCGCAAGGGAGAACATGAAGCCATAGGCAA cagccttcTGACGGGCCCAGAGGGGCTCATGGCCAAGGAGCGGGAGAACCTGAAGCGACTGAAGTGCCTGCGACGCTATCGGCAGCGCTACGGCGTGGAGGCCCTGCTGCACCGCCAGCTGAAGGAGCGCAGGATGCTGGCGACGGACGGCACGGCCCAGCAG GCACACACCACTCGCTCCAGCCAGAGGTGCTTGGCCTTTGTTGATGATGTTCGATGCTCCAACCAGTCTCTCCCGATGACCAGGCACTGCCTTACCC ACATCTGTCAAGATACTAATCAGACTCTGTTTAAACCGTGTCAAGGATCAGAGGAAGTGCCGTGCAACAAGCCCGTTCCTGTAAGCCTCTCCGAGGATCCGTGCTGCCCACTTCATCTCCGACTGCCTCCTCAGATGTACGTACCTGAGCAGGTACTGTCTGTTCCGGAGGAGCTGGAAGCTGCCCCCACAGATCTGTACTTGAGCGCTGCTGAGCTCCAGCCCACGGAAAGCTTGCCCCTGGAGTTCAGTGAT AGTCACCTGCCGCTGGTGGGGTGCTGGCCCGGGCCGAGGGATGACAGGAGGCCGGAGGAAGCCACGTCCTCTGCCCAGGCCcacggagcagccgcagccgccaACGGGAACCTAGAGCCGGCGTCCGTGAGCTGA
- the KANSL2 gene encoding KAT8 regulatory NSL complex subunit 2 isoform X2, which translates to MNRIRIHVLPSSRGRLTPVPRPQEPLSCAFTHRQCSQPRLEGQEFCIKHILEDRSAPFKQCSYVSTKNGKRCPNAAPKPEKKDGVSFCAEHARRNTLALQAQMKKSNPGPVSETLLCQLSSYAKTELGSQTAESSRSEASRILDEDSWSDGEQDLITVDQTWRGDPDSEADSIDSDQEDPLKHAGVYTAEEVALIMREKLIRLQSLYIDQFKRLQHLLKEKKRRYLHSRKGEHEAIGNSLLTGPEGLMAKERENLKRLKCLRRYRQRYGVEALLHRQLKERRMLATDGTAQQAHTTRSSQRCLAFVDDVRCSNQSLPMTRHCLTHICQDTNQTLFKPCQGSEEVPCNKPVPVSLSEDPCCPLHLRLPPQMYVPEQVLSVPEELEAAPTDLYLSAAELQPTESLPLEFSDDLDVVGDGMQCPPSPLLFDPSMALEQSIRDVAEAPIDILALEEASPAGIPPQMVPTDRGSLSAHVFSPAAEPPAELPAQSHLPLVGCWPGPRDDRRPEEATSSAQAHGAAAAANGNLEPASVS; encoded by the exons ATGAACAGAATTCGGATCCATGTTTTGCCGTCGAGCCGAGGACGCCTTACTCCTGTGCCGCGGCCCCAGGAACCTCTGTCATGTGCCTTTACTCACCGCCAGTGTTCCCAGCCACGGCTGGAAGGGCAGGAGTTTTGTATTAAGCATATCCTGGAAGACAGGAGTGCCCCTTTCAAGCAGTGCAGCTACGTTTCGACAAAGAATGGAAAGCGGTGTCCGAATGCTGCGCCCAAACCGGAGAAGAAGGATGG TGTGTCCTTCTGCGCGGAACATGCCCGTAGGAATACTCTGGCACTCCAAGCTCAGATGAAAAAGTCCAATCCTGGACCTGTAAGCGAGACTCTCCTTTGCCAGCTTAGCTCTTACGCCAAAACAGAGCTGGGCTCCCAGACTGCAGAGAGTAGCCGCAGTGAAGCCAGTCGAATTCTAG ATGAGGACAGTTGGAGCGATGGCGAACAGGACCTTATCACGGTGGACCAGACGTGGCGAGGGGACCCAGACAGCGAGGCTGACAGCATTGATAGCGACCAGGAGGATCCCTTAAA GCACGCTGGTGTATACACAGCCGAGGAGGTGGCTTTGATCATGCGAGAGAAGCTGATCCGCTTGCAGTCTCTGTATATCGACCAGTTCAAACGACTCCAGCAccttctgaaagagaagaaacgTCGATACCTGCACAGCCGCAAGGGAGAACATGAAGCCATAGGCAA cagccttcTGACGGGCCCAGAGGGGCTCATGGCCAAGGAGCGGGAGAACCTGAAGCGACTGAAGTGCCTGCGACGCTATCGGCAGCGCTACGGCGTGGAGGCCCTGCTGCACCGCCAGCTGAAGGAGCGCAGGATGCTGGCGACGGACGGCACGGCCCAGCAG GCACACACCACTCGCTCCAGCCAGAGGTGCTTGGCCTTTGTTGATGATGTTCGATGCTCCAACCAGTCTCTCCCGATGACCAGGCACTGCCTTACCC ACATCTGTCAAGATACTAATCAGACTCTGTTTAAACCGTGTCAAGGATCAGAGGAAGTGCCGTGCAACAAGCCCGTTCCTGTAAGCCTCTCCGAGGATCCGTGCTGCCCACTTCATCTCCGACTGCCTCCTCAGATGTACGTACCTGAGCAGGTACTGTCTGTTCCGGAGGAGCTGGAAGCTGCCCCCACAGATCTGTACTTGAGCGCTGCTGAGCTCCAGCCCACGGAAAGCTTGCCCCTGGAGTTCAGTGAT GACTTGGACGTGGTGGGTGACGGCATGCAGTGTCCCCCGTCCCCTCTGCTCTTTGATCCTTCTATGGCCCTCGAGCAGTCAATCAGAGACGTGGCCGAGGCCCCCATAGACATATTGGCCCTCGAGGAAGCTTCCCCAGCAGGCATCCCACCGCAGATGGTGCCGACGGACAGAGGGAGCTTGTCTGCCCACGTCTTCTCCCCAGCCGCGGAgcctcctgcagagctgcctgcacAG AGTCACCTGCCGCTGGTGGGGTGCTGGCCCGGGCCGAGGGATGACAGGAGGCCGGAGGAAGCCACGTCCTCTGCCCAGGCCcacggagcagccgcagccgccaACGGGAACCTAGAGCCGGCGTCCGTGAGCTGA